The following are from one region of the Trichoderma breve strain T069 chromosome 5, whole genome shotgun sequence genome:
- a CDS encoding reactive mitochondrial oxygen species modulator 1 domain-containing protein, producing the protein MPPVAPIHHGGQQAPSTFDKLKMGAMMGGSVGVIMGFIFGTVNIFRYGAGSQGIMRTLGQYMGASGATFGFFMGVGSVIRSDADPKLQELYMRAQRRPIVLRANSAWRRDE; encoded by the exons ATGCCTCCTGTCGCGCCGATTCACCATGGTGGCCAGCAGGCCCCGTCCACGTTCGACAAAC TCAAGATGGGCGCAATGATGGGCGGAT CTGTCGGAGTGATTATGGGATTCATCTTTG GCACTGTTAACATTTTCCGTTATGGTGCCGGATCCCAAGGCATTATGCGGACTCTGGGCCAGTACATGGGTGCATCTGGCGCAACCTTTGG ATTCTTCATGGGAGTCGGCAGCGTCATCCGATCAGATGCGGACCCCAAGCTACAGGAGCTGTATATGCGAGCGCAGCGACGGCCGATAGTATTAAGAGCGAATTCAGCTTGGAGACGGGACGAATAA
- a CDS encoding multicopper oxidase domain-containing protein: protein MGVSLSRRGVEARASLATSRLSQKQTNGLSVLGALAAPMLPAFLTNNPTPNGYPWSTLNNTTNYYDTSPNTGVIRYYNFTVSRGVIAPDGYQRDVLLINEAFPGPLIEANWGDTIQVTLNNNITGPEEGTALHWHGFLQKGTPWEDGVPSVTQCPVPPGKSFTYQFAASLYGSSWYHSHYSSQYAGGLLGPIVIHGPKSQDYDIDLGPVMLSDWYHEQYFDLVEKTMSPVQALTRFNSDNNLINGKGDFDCSQATDGTPCTNNAGISKFRFERGKTHLLRLMNTGAEGLQRFSIDGHNMTVIANDFVDIQPYVTKVVTLGIGQRSDVLVKADGDLDAYWMRSNISACSNANQPYALAAIYYDDADTETAPESTPWDVPDPLTCVNDDFSVTEPVMELTLPEPDLELDMELTIFQNAPTLLLSNLGNYSFEPEWSVRNVSTAKSVRVNLFNNSPAPHPMHLHGFNMYLLHEGPGQWDNKTIIRPSNPQRRDVFLIRRGGHVVFQFDAASNPGVWPFHCHIAWHATAGLFTHFLADPEAVRGLKIPNVVAETCRQWGTWTDTNIPEQIDSGL, encoded by the exons ATGGGGGTTTCTCTCAGCCGTCGAGGAGTGGAAGCCCGTGCGTCTTTGGCCACAAGCAGACTCTCCCAGAAACAAACCAACGG TCTATCTGTCCTTGGAGCCTTGGCTGCCCCAATGCTCCCTGCTTTCCTTACGAATAATCCAACGCCCAACGGATATCCATGGAGTACCCTTAATAACACCACCAATTACTACGATACAAGTCCCAATACAGGTGTCATTCGATACTACAACTTTACAGTTAGCCGTGGCGTCATTGCTCCGGATGGATATCAGCGCGATGTTCTACTGATCAATGAAGCTTTCCCCGGCCCATTGATCGAGGCTAATTGGGGCGACACCATTCAAGTAACTCtaaacaacaacatcaccggCCCGGAAGAGGGCACAGCGCTTCACTGGCACGGATTTCTTCAAAAGGGGACTCCTTGGGAAGACGGGGTGCCTTCTGTGACGCAGTGCCCCGTGCCTCCGGGGAAGAGCTTCACATATCAGTTTGCGGCTTCTCTGTATGGCAGTTCTTGGTACCATTCGCATTATTCCTCGCAGTATGCTGGTGGTCTTTTAGGCCCTATTGTGATCCACGGACCGAAATCGCAAGACTACGATATCGATCTTGGTCCCGTAATGCTGTCTGACTGGTATCATGAACAATATTTTGATCTGGTTGAGAAGACTATGAGTCCTGTGCAGGCGTTGACTAGATTCAACTCTGACAATAATTTGATCAATGGCAAGGGAGATTTTGACTGCTCCCAGGCTACGGATGGTACGCCGTGTACCAACAACGCTGGTATTTCGAAATTCAGGTTTGAACGCGGCAAGACTCACCTCCTTCGACTTATGAACACCGGGGCGGAGGGTCTGCAGCGCTTCTCCATCGATGGGCATAACATGACGGTCATTGCCAACGACTTTGTGGATATCCAGCCCTACGTGACAAAAGTCGTTACGCTTGGTATTGGTCAACGAAGTGATGTCCTTGTCAAAGCAGACGGTGATTTGGACGCCTACTGGATGCGCAGCAACATCAGCGCATGCTCTAATGCCAACCAACCATATGCCCTGGCAGCCATCTACTACGATGACGCAGATACCGAGACAGCCCCCGAGTCCACACCTTGGGATGTTCCCGATCCGCTGACTTGTGTGAATGATGACTTCTCAGTCACAGAGCCCGTCATGGAGCTTACCCTTCCGGAACCAGATTTGGAGCTCGACATGGAGCTGACGATCTTCCAAAACGC TCCGACATTGCTGCTGAGCAATCTGGGTAACTACAGTTTCGAACCCGAGTGGTCCGTCAGAAACGTGAGCACGGCAAAGAGCGTCAGAGTGAACCTCTTTAACAATTCCCCCGCTCC ACACCCTATGCATCTTCACGGCTTTAACATGTATCTCCTACACGAAGGACCCGGCCAGTGGGACAACAAAACAATCATCAGGCCATCCAACCCGCAACGCCGCGACGTCTTTCTGATTCGCAGGGGCGGACACGTCGTGTTTCAATTTGACGCGGCGAGTAATCCGGGCGTGTGGCCGTTTCACTGCCATATTGCCTGGCATGCCACGGCCGGGCTGTTTACGCATTTCCTTGCGGATCCGGAGGCAGTGAGAGGATTGAAGATTCCGAATGTAGTGGCGGAGACTTGTAGACAGTGGGGGACTTGGACGGATACGAATATTCCTGAACAGATTGATAGTGGGCTGTGA
- a CDS encoding sir2 family domain-containing protein yields MGQEESHLASASGPPATLEERSLEAVADYIKSGNARRIVVLTGAGISTAAGIPDFRSPKTGLYSNLARLKLPYAEAVFDISYFRNHPEPFYVLAQELYPGKFHPTISHAFIALLAEKGLLQMLFTQNIDCLERAAGVPADKIVEAHGSFATQRCIECKVEFPDAEMRAHVTRGDVPKCNECKGLVKPDITFFGEALPRDFSEKSHNTVMADLVLIIGTSLTVYPFASLPEMARKETPRVLFNMEKVGSLGSRVDDVLELGACDDGIRKLAELLGWTDELDDTWRNIVGNEEAERQLRSQTARDEEIEDELQKLTGEIETVLKLEEEEEKKEEKKAEDEEKSQKVGDDAPSDAQTPKGDADAKETAKTDNVNAEQEKKGEERSEADSKPVDEPTSSTAPPKVQESTEQKAQDTTTAQSKDVEEPTQKEGEEKPQQN; encoded by the exons ATGGGACAAGAAGAATCCCATCTGGCCTCTGCGTCGGGCCCTCCAGCGACACTCGAAGAACGAAGCCTGGAAGCCGTCGCTGACTATATCAAGAGCGGCAATGCTCGGCGCATTGTGGTCTTGACCGGCGCTGGCATCTCTACCGCCGCTGGAA TTCCCGATTTCCGATCGCCAAAGACCGGCCTGTATAGCAACTTGGCGCGCCTCAAACTCCCGTATGCAGAGGCTGTCTTCGACATTTCCTACTTTCGCAACCACCCCGAGCCCTTCTATGTGCTCGCCCAGGAGCTGTATCCCGGGAAATTCCACCCGACCATCTCCCACGCCTTCATTGCGCTTCTTGCTGAAAAGGGCCTCCTTCAAATGCTCTTTACCCAAAACATTGACTGTCTCGAACGGGCGGCTGGCGTTCCTGCGGATAAGATTGTCGAAGCCCACGGCAGTTTTGCGACACAGCGCTGCATTGAGTGCAAAGTCGAATTCCCCGATGCTGAGATGAGAGCGCATGTTACTCGAGGCGATGTTCCTAAATGCAATGAGTGCAAGGGACTGGTCAAGCCAGACATCACATTTTTCGGCGAAGCCCTCCCAAGGGACTTTTCAGAGAAGTCGCACAACACTGTCATGGCGGATCTTGTTCTCATTATTGGAACAAGCTTGACGGTATATCCATTCGCAAGCCTTCCTGAGATGGCGAGAAAAGAGACACCGCGTGTGCTCTTCAACATGGAGAAGGTCGGTTCATTAGGATCGCGAGTCGATGATGTGCTAGAATTGGGAGCATGCGATGATGGCATTCGAAAACTAGCCGAGTTGTTGGGCTGGACAGACGAGCTGGATGATACGTGGAGAAATATTGTTGGAAatgaggaggctgagagacAACTGCGCAGCCAGACTGCGCGTGAcgaagagattgaagatgagTTACAGAAGCTGACTGGAGAGATTGAGACCGTCCTCAaacttgaagaggaagaggaaaagaaggaagagaagaaggcagaggatgaagaaaagagccagaaagttggtgatgatgccccAAGTGATGCCCAGACACCCAAGGGTGACGCAGACGCCAAAGAAACTGCCAAGACAGACAATGTCAACgcagaacaagaaaagaaaggagaggaacGCTCAGAGGCGGATTCTAAACCGGTGGACGAACCCACCTCAAGCACAGCACCACCGAAAGTTCAAGAGAGCACCGAGCAAAAGGCACAAGATACTACGACGGCACAGAGCAAAGACGTTGAAGAGCCAACACAGAAAGAGGGTGAAGAGAAGCCCCAGCAAAATTGA
- a CDS encoding histone-like transcription factor (CBF/NF-Y) and archaeal histone domain-containing protein — translation MSDHEFGGSNDDLSLPKATVQKIVSEILPPQTGVSFAKEARDLLIECCVEFITLISSEANEISEKEAKKTIACDHITKALERLGFSDYVPAVLEAAAEHKEVQKGREKKADKFANSGMSMEELARLQEEQFAAARQRHI, via the exons ATGTCGGACCATGAGTTTGGAG GAAGCAACGACGACTTGTCACTGCCCAAAG CCACCGTTCAGAAGATTGTCAGCGAAATATTGCCGCCGCAGACGGGTGTCTCTTTCGCAAAAGAGGCCCGTGACCTACTTATAGAATGCTGCGTCGAATTCATCACTCTCATCTCTTCCGAGGCTAATGAGATATCGGAGAAGGAGGCTAAGAAGACGATTGCGTGTGATCACATTACAAAGGCACTAGAACGTCTTGGCTTTTCGGATTACGTGCCTGCTGTTCTAGAAGCCGCAGCAGAACACAAAGAAGTTCAAAAG gggcgagagaagaaggcagacAAATTTGCCAATAGTGGCATGTCTATGGAAGAGCTCGCTCGGTTGCAGGAAGAGCAGTTTGCCGCAGCCAGGCAGCGTCACATATGA
- a CDS encoding short chain dehydrogenase domain-containing protein, whose amino-acid sequence MTSKVFIVTGASKGLGAAVVEHLLAQSHKVVVTARSEDLLRKLKDAHPDQVEYVAGDITSTGIAERLTELAVKSFGKIDGVVINHGILEPEKFATASLEDTKRLYDINFFSYIAMAKASLNEVKKTQGCILWVSSGAALKPYVAWSTYGSSKAAINSIASHLAIEEPDITSITIGPGRVDTDMQATLRLKGKDTMDEKQYQSFVDAFQQGALLKPEQPGTVIAKFVANPSRELSGKYLVWNSPELAAYQG is encoded by the exons ATGACGTCCAAGGTATTCATTGTGACCGGCGCCAGCAAGGGCCTTGGCGCAGCCGTCGTCGAGCATCTTTTAGCGCAATCCCACAAAGTCGTCGTTACGGCCAGATCTGAAGATTTGCTGCGGAAGCTTAAGGACGCACATCCCGACCAGGTGGAATATGTGGCTGGCGATATAACAAGTACAGGA ATTGCCGAGAGGCTTACGGAGCTTGCCGTCAAATCATTTGGAAAAATTGACGGCGTAGTCATCAACCATGGAATTCTGGAGCCGGAGAAATTCGCAACGGCTTCGCTGGAGGACACCAAGCGCCTCTACGATATAAACTTCTTCAGCTACATTGCCATG GCCAAGGCTAGTCTGAATGAGGTCAAGAAGACTCAAGGATGCATCCTCTGGGTTTCGTCAGGAGCAGCTCTCAAGCCCTACGTTGCATGGAGTACCTATGGCTCATCCAAGGCGGCCATCAACTCCATTGCGTCTCATCTCGCGATTGAAGAGCCCGACATCACCAGCATAACCATTGGACCAGGTCGGGTAGACACAGACATGCAAGCAACTCTACGGCTAAAGGGCAAGGACACTATGGATGAGAAGCAGTACCAGAGCTTCGTCGATGCCTTCCAGCAAGGCGCATTGCTCAAGCCTGAACAGCCAGGAACTGTCATTGCCAAGTTTGTGGCCAACCCTTCACGTGAGCTGAGTGGAAAGTATCTTGT TTGGAACTCACCTGAGTTGGCGGCGTATCAAGGATGA
- a CDS encoding FAD dependent oxidoreductase domain-containing protein, which translates to MANTVILGSGVIGLSSAYYLLQHQPGDSIHLVDSANELFASASGFAGGFLAKDWFRPELMPLAELSFEEHRKLAEAENGRERWGYAKSVTVSYEPHGTLMNGKRGEDWLLEGTSRAGLVDSRREHQDGEIPEWLRRVDGDSVSVIDDGSGTAIVDPLRFCKFLLEKVKAAGVHIHNPATASRIETDEAGKLSGVVVCRGETSEETVIPATRVLLAAGCWTPHVFHDLFKNRYYVDVPIESLGGHSVVVKAPGAVTTCHSVYTTMGQLSPEVYSRPDGVIYVAGVNHASIPLPKPTVKAVTFNESIDKLKDIARRLIATPNGEDLEIVREGLCFRPITKRGTPYIARLPEEKLGEDFRSAEQSPGGVFIASGHGPWGISLSLGTGKVVAEMMSGKPLSADISSLGF; encoded by the exons ATGGCCAACACTGTCATCCTTGGGAGTGGTGTTATTGGCCTGTCGTCGGCCTACTATCTCCTCCAACACCAGCCGGGCGACTCCATCCACCTCGTTGACTCTGCCAATGAACTCTTCGCCTCGGCCTCTGGCTTCGCGGGAGGGTTCCTGGCCAAGGACTGGTTCCGCCCGGAACTGATGCCGCTGGCGGAGCTGAGCTTCGAGGAGCACAGGAAActggcggaggcggagaatggcagagagagatggggaTATGCAAAGAGCGTGACGGTGAGCTACGAGCCTCACGGGACGCTGATGAACGGCAAGAGAGGCGAAgattggctgctggagggcACGAGCAGAGCCGGGCTCGTGGACTCCCGGAGGGAGCACCAAGACGGGGAGATTCCTGAGTGGCTGAGGAGGGTGGACGGCGACTCGGTGAGCGTGATTGACGATGGAAGCGGCACGGCGATTGT GGATCCCCTGAGATTCTGCAAGTTTCTcctggaaaaggtcaaggctGCCGGCGTGCACATTCACAACCCTGCCACAGCGTCGCGCATTGAAACCGACGAAGCCGGCAAGCTCTCcggcgtcgtcgtctgcCGTGGGGAGACTTCGGAGGAGACGGTGATTCCGGCGACCCGAGTGCTTCTGGCGGCGGGATGCTGGACCCCCCACGTCTTCCACGACCTGTTCAAGAACCGGTACTACGTCGACGTGCCCATTGAGAGCCTGGGCGGGCACTCGGTCGTTGTCAAGGCCCCTGGCGCGGTGACAACATGTCACTCTGTGTATACGACGATGGGTCAACTTTCGCCTGAGGTGTATTCTCGACCGGATGGAGTGATTTACGTTGCTGGTGTGAATCATGCTTCTATTCCTTTGCCTAAGCCTACTGTCAAGGCGGTGACTTTTAATGAGTCTattgacaagctcaaggataTTGCACGGCGTCTTATTGCTACACCTAACGGAGAGGATTTAGAGATTGTGCGTGAGGGGCTGTGCTTCAGACCGATTACGAAGAGGGGAACGCCGTACATTGCGAGGTTGCCAGAGGAGAAACTTGGAGAGGATTTCAGGTCTGCGGAGCAGTCTCCGGGAGGTGTTTTTATTGCTTCAGGACACGGCCCATGGGGAATCAGTTTGAGCTTGGGAACAGGCAAGGTGGtggcggagatgatgtcTGGGAAGCCGCTCAGTGCTGACATCTCCAGCCTGGGCTTCTGA
- a CDS encoding homocysteine s-methyltransferase domain-containing protein, translating into MTNTDTRASVPVPVSFLDGGLGTSLEDSYSITFGPSTPLWSSHLLVSDPSTLLCCQKDFGDVPVDVILTATYQVSLQGFSGTKTAEYPDGIAPEHVPRFLETAVQIAEQAKHRSCGVALSIGPYGACMVPSQEFSGKYDTAHDSEDDLFAWHRERMEVFAGIKDVRQRVRYIALETVPRLDEVVAMRRAMSAVPSLSSGVPFWISCLFPNEDENTPDGNSPAAVIRAMLDPSLAPAVPWGVGINCTKVWKLDSLLRRYEAAINHLLQEGLVEKWPALVLYPDGTNGEVYNTTTMQWEIPQGTEQQDRVPWETQLAEVVRATEARGEWPQIIVGGCCRARPSDIQRLRGCLST; encoded by the coding sequence ATGACGAATACAGATACTCGTGCATCCGTCCCTGTACCTGTAAGCTTCCTcgacggcggcctcggcACATCCCTAGAGGACAGTTACAGCATCACATTCGGCCCATCAACCCCCCTCTGGTCCTCCCATCTCCTAGTCTCCGATCCATCCACCCTGCTGTGCTGCCAAAAAGATTTCGGAGACGTCCCCGTCGACGTCATCCTCACAGCAACATACCAAGTCTCGTTGCAAGGCTTCTCAGGCACCAAAACTGCCGAGTATCCAGATGGCATCGCACCGGAACATGTGCCTCGCTTCCTCGAGACCGCCGTGCAAATCGCAGAGCAGGCGAAACACCGCAGTTGCGGCGTTGCACTAAGCATTGGCCCGTACGGCGCTTGCATGGTCCCCAGCCAGGAGTTTAGCGGCAAATACGACACCGCCCATGATTCGGAGGATGATCTGTTCGCCTGGCATCGCGAGAGGATGGAGGTTTTCGCCGGTATCAAGGACGTCAGGCAGCGTGTCAGATACATCGCCCTCGAGACTGTCCCCCGCCTCGACGAAGTAGTCGCCATGCGCCGCGCTATGAGTGCCGTCCCAAGTCTCTCATCGGGAGTCCCCTTCTGGATCTCCTGTCTGTTCCCTAATGAAGACGAAAACACCCCAGATGGAAACTCTCCCGCGGCCGTCATCCGGGCAATGCTGGACCCGTCCCTCGCACCGGCAGTTCCATGGGGCGTAGGCATCAACTGCACAAAAGTGTGGAAACTCGACTCCCTGCTGCGCAGGTACGAAGCTGCAATTAATCACTTGCTGCAGGAGGGTCTCGTCGAAAAGTGGCCTGCATTGGTACTGTACCCAGATGGAACAAACGGTGAAGTGTATAATACAACAACCATGCAGTGGGAAATACCGCAAGGCACGGAACAGCAAGATAGAGTTCCGTGGGAGACGCAGCTCGCGGAAGTCGTGCGGGCTACAGAGGCGAGAGGCGAATGGCCTCAGATCATCGTAGGCGGGTGCTGCAGGGCTCGTCCGAGCGATATCCAAAGACTTCGCGGCTGTCTAAGTACTTGA
- a CDS encoding hemolysin-III related domain-containing protein: protein MALYRRLSPTGRNETLDGASDSRDENARGSKTTRRLLTAGEVPSWYAHNSYIRTGYRPVTYSAKLCFESLGYLHNETLNIYTHLVPAGIAVVGNYALYVYFSSHYPDASWKDRLVFHIYLSTSIVCYGISSMYHMLLCHSETWSGLWARLDYTSIVFQILGSFISGIYIGFYCEPNLQKLYWTMIGTLGLLTGIVVVSPRLQSPKWRNLRVFAFVGTGLSAFAPIIHAATIFPYDQLDKQAGLRYYYLEGISILTGVVFYVTHFPESRIPEKFDIFGASHQIFHSFVVLGGVIHFYGILSAFDWNYNNPRCGL, encoded by the exons ATGGCGCTGTATAGACGCCTGTCGCCGACCGGCAGAAATGAGACTTTAGATGGCGCCAGCGACAGCCGAGACGAGAATGCTCGTGGATCAAAAACAACGCGGCGACTGCTGACTGCCGGCGAAGTGCCGTCTTGGTATGCTCACAACTCGTACATTCGCACCGGCTATCGACCCGTCACGTATTCTGCCAAGCTCTGCTTCGAGAGTCTTGGGTATTTGCACAATGAGACGCTCAATATTTACACTCACCTTGTGCCGGCGGGCATTGCCGTCGTAGGCAATTACGCTCTTTATGTGTATTTTAGCTCTCACTACCCTGATGCGTCTTGGAAAGACCGGCTGGTGTTTCACATATACTTGTCGACGTCGATTGTCTGCTACGGAATCTCGTCCATGTATCATATGCTGCTTTGCCATTCTGAGACATGGTCGGGACTTTGGGCGAGGTTGGACTATACTTCCATTGTTTTTCAGATCCTGGGGTCGTTTATCTCGGGGATTTATATAGGCTTTTACTGTGAGCCTAATCTGCAGAAACTGTATTGGACAATG ATTGGGACATTGGGACTTTTGACCGGTATTGTTGTTGTAAGTCCCCGGCTTCAGAGTCCGAAGTGGCGCAACCTCCGAGTGTTTGCCTTTGTCGGTACGGGATTGTCTGCTTTTGCACCCATTATTCACGCCGCCACCATCTTTCCATATGATCAGCTGGATAAACAAGCCGGCCTACGGTACTATTATCTCGAAGGGATCTCGATTCTGACGGGCGTTGTGTTTTACGTT ACACACTTTCCAGAGTCACGAATACCCGAAAAATTCGACATCTTTGGCGCGTCTCATCAAatttttcattcttttgtTGTTCTGGGGGGTGTAATTCATTTCTACGGCATTCTGAGCGCTTTCGATTGGAATTATAACAACCCTCGCTGTGGCCTGTGA
- a CDS encoding caspase domain-containing protein: protein MSGYPGQGYHGSSQHGGGGYGYDNNNYPPPNGPPQPQYGGGYGGGGGGGYGAPQGYNSPPPPQPQYGAPPGGYGSPAPPHGGYGPPQPQYGGPPQHGGYGSHQPPPQHGGYGPPQPQYGGHQNQYPPPGGPPPSHYAPPAHHPPPGLDAYGYPLNPPTAMHAKAGPPPPSAPQQFGHGKRKALLIGINYFGTKAELKGCINDVHNVSAFLVERYGYKREDMVILTDDQSNPVMRPTKANIIRAMGWLVNGAQPNDALFLHYSGHGGQTEDKDGDEDDGYDEVIYPVDFEQAGHIVDDEIHFHVVKPLQQGVRLTAIFDSCHSATVMDLPYVYSTKGVLKEPNLAKEAGQGLLGAISSYASGDMAGVTSSIMGFAKQAFGGDGAYKKTVATRTSAADVIMWSGSKDDQTSADATIGTQATGAMSWAFISALKKNPKQSYVELLNSIREVLETKYTQKPQLSCSHPLDTNLLFVM, encoded by the exons ATGTCTGGATACCCTGGCCAAGGCTACCACGGCTCTAGCCAGCACGGTGGAGGAGGATACGGATATGATAACAACAACTATCCTCCTCCCAACGGCCCGCCTCAACCTCAATACGGCGGAGGctacggcggcggcggcggtggtggttaTGGCGCACCTCAAGGATACAActcccctcctccgcctcaaCCTCAGTACGGCGCTCCTCCAGGCGGCTACGgatctccagctcctccccACGGAGGTTATGgccctcctcagcctcaataCGGCGGTCCTCCTCAACACGGCGGTTACGGCTCTCATCAGCCCCCGCCTCAGCATGGAGGATATGGACCACCTCAGCCTCAATACGGCGGCCACCAGAATCAATATCCTCCTCCCGGCGGCCCTCCCCCGAGCCACTACGCACCTCCTGCGCACCACCCTCCTCCGGGTCTAGATGCCTACGGCTACCCTCTCAACCCTCCGACTGCCATGCATGCAAAGGCCGGCCCCCCGCCTCCCTCGGCCCCTCAGCAGTTTGGTCACG GAAAGCGAAAGGCACTGTTGATTGGAATCAACTATTTTGGCACAAAGGCTGAGCTCAAGGGATGCATCAACGATGTCCACAACGTGTCGGCATTCTTGGTTGAGCGATATGGCTATAAGCGCGAGGACATGGTCATTCTGACAGATGACCAAAGCAACCCTGTCATGCGCCCAACCAAGGCCAACATCATCCGTGCCATGGGCTGGCTTGTTAATGGCGCGCAGCCCAACGATGCGCTGTTCCTTCACTATTCTG GCCACGGCGGCCAAaccgaggacaaggacggcgacgaagacgacggctACGACGAAGTTATATACCCCGTTGACTTTGAACAAGCTGGGCATATTGTAGATGACGAGATCCATTTCCATGTTGTCAAGCCTCTGCAGCAGGGAGTGCGCCTCACAGCCATTTTCGATTCATGTCACTCGGCAACCGTCATGGACTTGCCCTATGTCTACTCCACCAAGGGTGTTCTCAAGGAGCCCAATTTAGCCAAGGAAGCTGGTCAGGGCCTCTTGGGCGCCATCTCCTCATATGCTTCGGGCGATATGGCCGGCGTTACGAGTAGCATCATGGGCTTCGCTAAGCAGGCATTCGGCGGTGACGGGGCTTACAAGAAGACTGTGGCTACACGCACATCAGCAGCAGACGTCATTATGTGGTCTGGCAGCAAAGATGACCAAACTTC CGCCGACGCCACGATTGGAACGCAAGCTACTGGTGCCATGTCGTGGGCTTTCATTTCCgctctgaagaagaatcccAAGCAGAGCTACgtcgagctgctcaacagTATCCGAGAAGTTCTCGAGACCAAGTATACTCAGAAGCCACAGCTGTCTTGCAGTCACCCTCTAG ATACCAATCTTCTATTTGTCATGTAA
- a CDS encoding WW domain-containing protein — protein sequence MSYVDNLSGQFGSLGIGGSQPYQSPPPPGKFHAPQKSSLSQGLYLTAAPGSGEQGGYGYHSANQDGGPPAQYHASPPMPTYQPPSDKPAIPQGWIPLFDQSRQRWYYANKETGATQWEAPGYIAPPRPPMESYPSEESRGSGPSPYPPAAPYGHTPGGYGAPPPGPPPSASYGAPPLPPAGYGAPAGEYGHSSHGSYGGEGRGEGYSEEKKKKSSGKGGLLLGAAGGVAAGLVGGALLHHALEDSSSDEEEERREEERREEERRYEYEQAPSQTIIVNEYNTTNYNDYNDPYEESGVPGILPSRDAEGNYVSESDRESVQEAREEYEEALAEVEGSSSASSSDYEELAEAREEYEEEYEETYD from the coding sequence ATGTCATACGTTGACAACCTCTCGGGCCAGTTTGGCAGCCTCGGAATTGGAGGCTCTCAGCCCTACCAgtccccccctccccctggTAAGTTCCATGCTCCCCAAAAATCGTCACTCTCGCAGGGACTTTATCTGACTGCAGCTCCAGGATCAGGAGAGCAGGGCGGGTATGGCTACCACTCGGCCAACCAAGATGGAGGCCCTCCTGCGCAATACCACGCCTCTCCCCCTATGCCAACTTATCAGCCTCCCTCTGACAAGCCGGCTATCCCCCAAGGATGGATTCCTCTCTTTGACCAGAGTCGCCAGCGATGGTACTATGCCAACAAGGAGACCGGTGCAACCCAGTGGGAGGCTCCAGGCTACATTGCCCCTCCACGACCTCCCATGGAGAGCTACCCGAGTGAGGAATCACGAGGCAGCGGCCCTTCTCCATATCCCCCAGCAGCACCCTACGGGCACACGCCTGGAGGCTAcggagctcctcctccaggaCCTCCTCCCTCGGCCTCTTACGGTGCACCACCCCTACCTCCTGCCGGTTACGGGGCTCCGGCAGGAGAGTATGGCCATAGTAGCCATGGTAGCTATGGTGGTGAGGGCCGCGGTGAGGGCTAcagtgaagagaagaagaagaagtcatcTGGAAAGGGTGGCTTGCTTCTTGGTGCCGCCGGTGGTGTTGCTGCCGGTCTTGTAGGTGGTGCCCTCTTGCATCACGCCCTGGAAGATAGCAgcagcgacgaagaagaggagagacgcgaagaagagagacgtgaagaagaaagacgcTACGAATATGAACAGGCACCATCACAGACAATCATTGTCAACGAGTACAACACTACAAACTATAACGATTACAACGATCCCTACGAGGAGAGTGGTGTGCCAGGCATCCTCCCTTCAAGAGATGCAGAGGGTAATTATGTGTCTGAAAGCGATCGGGAGTCTGTTCAAGAAGCACGTGAAGAATACGAGGAGGCCCTTGCGGAGGTTGAGGGCTCTTCAAGtgcaagcagcagcgactATGAGGAGTTGGCAGAGGCTAGGGAAGAGTACGAAGAGGAGTACGAGGAAACTTATGACTAG